The genomic stretch GCGAACGTTCACAAAGAGAAATTGCGGAAGACCTTGGGCAATGGTCCAAAGCATTTGTCGGTGGACGGTCAAATGTGTCCGAAAGACCTACAATTTCCGTAAACCGTCGTGGTGGTCCCCCTATACAGTTCATCATCCAGGCCAAAAATTTTCAAAAATTGGAAGAAAAAGTGCCGGAATTTATGGCGGAAGCTGAAAAGGACCCCACTTTTTCCTTTGTGGACGTCAACCTAAAGTTCAACAAGCCCGAAATCTACGTCTCCATTGACCGGGAAAAGGCAGAAAGCTTGGGTGTTTCCGTACGGGATGTGGCCCAAACACTGCAACTATCGCTAAGTGGGCAGCGATTCGGATATTTTTTGATGAACGGAAAACAGTATCAAGTAATCGGACAGTTCGACAAACAGGACAGGAACGAACCCACCGATCTTACCTCCATCTTTGTAAAAAACAATGAAGGACAACTGATCCAATTGGACAATTTGGTGACCACGGAAGAACATAGTAGTCCGCCACAATTATTTCACAATAACCGGTATATGTCCGCAACCGTTTCGGCCAACTTGGCACCTGGGATGAGCATTGGGGATGGCATAGACGCCATGAACGCCATTAAGGAAAGAGTGCTGGACGATTCCTTCACAACAGATCTTGGTGGTGAATCACGGGACTTTGTGGAGAGCAGTTCGAATACTGCGTTTGCTTTCGGTTTGGCATTCCTGTTGATATTTCTAATCCTGGCCGCACAGTTCGAAAGTTTTATTGATCCTATCATCATTATCCTTACAGTGCCCATGGCCGTTGCCGGGGCGATGTTCTCACTGTGGTTGTTCGGGGAAACGTGGAACATTTTTAGTCAGATCGGAACCATTATGCTGATAGGACTCGTGACCAAAAATGGCATCCTCATTGTTGAATTCGCCAATCAGTTGCAGGAAGAGAACGAAGATTTGACCAAGATGGAGGCCATTATGAAGGCTTCCGTATCCAGATTGCGCCCCATATTGATGACAAGCCTTACCATTGCCCTTGGGGCACTGCCCATAGCACTCTCGCTGGGAGCTGCTTCAACGAGCCGGACCGGTATGGGGGTTGTCATCATCGGGGGCACCCTATTTTCCTTGGTGCTCACCTTGTTCATCATACCGGCGCTTTATATGATGTGGTCCAGAAAAAAAGTGCTACGACCAGAATTCAAAAACCTCGAACTTTCCTCACATGGGCATTAAAATGAGATTACGTATTTTAATATTTATCATGGGAAGTGTTTTTTGTGCAGAAGCACAGGAAGTCCTTACTGTGCAGGAAGCCGTCAAAATTGCCCTCGACAACAATTATCAGATAAAAACGGCACAAAACGAACTAAAGATAGATGAGTTGGGAGCTACCCTTGGGCAAGCAGGGATACTTCCAACGCTGGACGCGAATCTATCGGACAACAACAGCGTTCAGAATTTATCCCAGTTACGAAACGATGGTACCCTTCAAGAACGAGACAATGTAAAGAACAGTAGTCTAAATTATGGTGTTGCACTTGAATGGACCGTGTTCGACGGTCTTCGTATGTTCGCCAACTTTGAGCAATTGAAGGAAACCAAAAAATTGGGTGAAGCCGAACTGAAGCAGGCGATTTTAACCACAGTGGGCGAGGTAATGATCACTTACTACGACCTAGTTCAGCAGCAACAGCAATTGGCCGCCCTGGACAGTACGCTCATCATTTCGGAACAGCGCGTGGAATTGGCCCAAAACCGTTTTACGATTGGAAAAGCTTCCAAACTGGAGGTGCTGAATGCACAAGTGGACCTGAACACGGACCAAACCTTGATGCAACGGCAACAAGAACTTTACAAGAACACCAAAATCCAATTGAACGAACAATTGGCTCGCGACCTTAAAACTGATTTTAAGGTGATTCCTGAAATCTTTGTGGACCACGAATTGGCATTGGAAGAACTGGAAACAAGGGTGGCTTCTGAAAACCCCCAGTTACAGGCTGAAAAAATCAACAAACGTATCAGCGAACTGGAGCTTAAACAAATAAAGGCTGCGCGTTACCCCTCGGTTTTTGTGACTTCTGGATACAACATCGGTAGTTCTAAATCTGAATTGGGCTTTGCCATAAGCTCGGAATCAAAAGGTTTCAATTATGGATTTGGTGCAACGCTCAACCTATTCGACGGTTTCAACCAAAACAGAAATGAAAAAATAGGAAAAGTGGCCTTGGAAAATGCCGAAATAGCGATTGCACAGCAAGAACAGGCCTTAAATTCCTTGGTGAACACCACTTATCAAACGTATTTGACCAACATCAGTCTTATGGAACTTGAAGTAAGAAACGAAGCCATCGCCAAAGAGAATCTGGACATTACCGTTGAAAAATATCGCATAGGCATCATCCCTACCATTGAGTTCAGGGCTGCCCAGTTAAATTATATCAACGCGAATGTGCGGCTGAGCAATGCAAAATTTCAGGCAAAACTATCGGAAATCGTGCTAAAGCAACTCGCTGGGGATTTGGAAATATAGCATTGAAAAAACCCGCTCCAAAAGGAACGGGCATTTGTTCTTCATATTTAATCGCACCCTTATTTGTTGCTGTGCATCCAACAACTCTTGTGATTTTTCTTTTGTTAGCTACAAATAAGAGCTTTGGGAGCGTACATCTTTTAAAAAAATGTGCTTAGCTATTATTTTCCATTGAACCATATCATCACATAGGCCACAATGGCAATGATGACAATGGAAATGGCAATATCCTTCCAATTGTAGCTGTTCTTGTTTTCCTTTCTTTCCTCTTCAGAAATAGTGGCATAGGTAAGGTTCTTCAGTTTTTCGTCTGATGGTGCCGGAGTTGCATAACTCACCACCACAATCAATATGATACAGAAAAGGAAGAACCACGAAGCGAAGGACAAAAAGTTCATATCTCCCAAAAGATACCAGAAACTTTCTGGATCCAATGAATCCTTGACCAATTCAAGGACAATTCTCAATGCCCCGACAATAAATCCAACCACCATGGTCACAAAAGCACCTTGGGAGTTGATCCGTTTGTGGAAAATACCCAAAAGGAACACGGCTGTAATCGGCGGTGCTATGTAAGACTGAACACTTTGCAGGTATTCATAAAGCACCCCAGAGATATTGGCCATGATCGGAATCCAAATAATACCGATGATCACGACGATTATGGTGGCTATCTGACCTGTTCTCACCAATTTTTTCTCTGGTGCATTGGGTCTCAGTTTTTTATAGATATCCACGGTAAACAAGGTGGAACAAGAATTGAACACGGAAGCCAAAGAACTCATCAAAGCGGCCAAAAGACCCGCTGCCACCAACCCTCGAAGTCCCGATGGCAACAAATTGCTCATCAAAACGGGGAATGCTTCGTCTGGACTGTCCCAAGACAATTCCCCCCTCATCTTCAAGGTAAGTGCGATCACACCTGGAATCAAAAACAAGAATACGGGAAAGAGCTTCAACAAAGCACCGAAAATGGTACCTCTCCTACCCTCTTTGATGTTTTTTGCGGTCAATGCCCGTTGCACGATGTACTGGTCCGTACACCAATACCAAATACCCGTAATGGTACTGGCAATTAAAAGGGATGGCCACGGAAAATCGGGATCGGACGCCGACCTCCACATATTCAAATATTCTGGGGTAACGGTTTCTTTCATGCTTTCCCATCCGCCTACGTGGTCCAAACCGATAAACGTAAGCGCTGCAGCTCCGATCACCAAGATAATGGCCTGTAAGGTTTCCGTATAAACCACGGCACGCATACCTCCCAGCACCGTGTAAATTCCCGTAAGCACAACGGTGGCTATGGCACCTGTCCAAAAATCGATGCCAAGAAGTGCGGAAACCACAACTCCCCCTGCATAAATGGTCACGGAAATTTTGGTGAGCACATAGGCCACAATGGAAAATACGGAAAGAATCCATCTGGCTCTTGCATCAAAACGTTTTTCCAAAAACTCGGGCATTGTGAACACTCCCGCTCTTGCGTAGAAGGACAGGAAGACCCAACCCAAGATCAGTACGATCCAAGCCTGTATTTCGTAAATGAGCATGGGCAACCGGTCACCGGCACCCGCTCCTGCAAGTCCCACAACGTGCTCAGAACCAATGTTCGATGCAAAAATGGAAGCACCGACCACAAACCATCCTACATTTCTGCCCGCCAAAAAATAATCTTCGGTGTTGTTTTCTTTTTTTCTGATTACCCATAGGGCAATCCCTAGAAGCACCAAGAAATAGATGGATATCGCAATCCAATCAAAAGTATCCAATGTCTGCATAACGGTTTATCTATTTGGTTGATAGTTTGTACATGGTCCTAGAAGAATAGGTTTCTCCAGGATTTAACCTAACGGAAGGAAAATCGGCCTGGTTGGGGCTATCAGGATAGTGTTGTGTTTCCAAGCAGAATCCTGAACGCTTCACATAGGTACCTCCCGTTTTGGAGGGCAGTGTACCATCCAAAAAGTTTCCGCTGTAAAATTGTATCCCTGGCTCATTGGTGTACACCTCCAACAAACGCCCTGTTTCTCCATGGTGGGCCGAGGCCGCCAAACGGAAATCTTCTTCTCCGTTATTAAGCACCCAACAATGATCATATCCTCCACCAAGGCTTAGTTGTTCATTTTCGGCCTCTATCTCTTCGCCGATTGGTTTTGGTTCCTTAAAATTGAAAGGCGTTCCTGCAACCTCCCTAAATTCCCCGGTTGGAATCAAACCACCATCAACGGGCAAGTAAGTGTCTGCGTTCAAATAAATTTTATGATCCAAAACAGGTTCGGACAGTTGGCCGGAAAGATTAAAATAACTGTGTTGTGTCAGGTTGACAACGGTTGGTTTGTCCGTGACAGCTTCATACTGAATATCCAATGCATTGTCATCCGTAAGGGTATAAGTGACCTTTACATCCAATTTTCCGGGATATCCTTCCTCGCCATCTTCACTGGTGTAGGTGAGCTCGACGGCAGCACCTTCCTCCGTAGTTTTGGCAACTCCGTCCCATACCACTTTATCGAATCCTTTCTCTCCTCCATGCAAATGGTTGTCGCCATCGTTTTTGGCCAGCGTATAGGTCTCACCGTCCAAAGAAAACTTTCCGTTGGCTATACGGTTCCCATACCGGCCAATAAGTGCCCCAAAGTACGGATTGCCCTCTAGATATTGGTTTAGATCATCAAAACCTAAAACAATGTCCTCATAGGCGCCATTGCTATCGGGAGCGGTCCAGCGGGTGATGATGCCACCATAGGTGATGACATCCACTTCCATTCCAGCTTCATTTTTCAGCGTGAATTTTTTCACTTTTGTGCCATCTGGCATTTCCCCAAAGATGGTCTCCTCAATGGGGTTTTGTGTACTTTCAGTTTTTGCAGTTTCCATTTCTGACTGGCTTTCTTTTTTGTTTTCCTTACAGCTGATAATTGTAAAGACCAAAAGTAAAACCCCGTAAAATATAGAAGGTTTGGTTATCCTCATCATTATAATTTTAAGTTAGTTGATTACATTCCATGCTGAAACAAATGATAATATGCTTCATTGGCGTGGAGTTGATCTTTAAATGCTCTAAGTTTCGTGTCCGAATCTATGACTAAAAGTTCTATTCCGAAAATATCGGCAAAATCTTCCATGTATTCGGTGGTCAAAGCCTGCGTATACACGGTGTGGTGTGCACCACCAGCATGAATCCAAGCGGTTGCGGCCACTTCCAAGTTTGGCTTTGCATCCCAAAGCACCCGTGCCACAGGTAGTTTTGGTAAATCGGCCATGGGTTCCACAGCCTCCACTTCATTTACGATCAAACGGAACCTGTTGCCCATATCGATCAAGGAAGCGTTCAATGCATCTCCTGCCGGGGAATCAAAAACCAATCGTACTGGGTCTTCTTTGCCTCCGATGCCCAAAGGATGCACTTCACAAGAGGGCTTTGCACTTGCAATGGAAGGACAGATTTCCAACATGTGCGAGCCCAGCACATAATCTTTTTGAGGTGTGAAGTGGTAGGTATAATCTTCCATAAAGGAAGTGCCTCCTTCCAACCCTTCGGCCATTACTTTCATGGTACGGGTCAAGGCGGCGGTTTTCCAATCACCTTCGCCACCAAAGCCATATCCATCGGCCATCAAACGCTGTACTGCGAGACCTGGCAACTGTTTAAGGGCTCCAAGATTCTCGAAAGTATCCGTGAATGCCTTAAAGCCACCATCGTCCAAGAAGGTTCTAAGTCCCAATTCTATTCTGGCTGAATCTATCAAAGACTGTCTTTGTGCTCCATTCTTTTGAAGCGATTCTGACAGATTATAGCTCGATTCATACTCTTCAATCAGTTGATCAACGGCGTTTTGTTCCAATCCATTGATAATATTGGTAATGTCGGATGAATCATAACCGTTCACAGCCACGCCAAAACGTAATTGCGCAGCGACTTTATCACCTTCGGTAACAGCAACTTCTCGCATATTATCACCAATCCTGGCCACTTTCATATGTTGCAATTCATCAGCACCCAAAGCAACTCGCGACCAAATGGCCAATTTTTTTTGAACTCGCTCATCTTTCCAATGACCTACAACCACTTTGCGATTCTTGCGCATCCGGGACATCATAAATCCAAACTCTCGGTCACCATGTGCGGATTGATTCAGATTCATAAAATCCATATCAATGCTGTCCCATGGGATTTCTGCATTGAATTGGGTGTGCAGGTGGCACAAAGGCTTGCTCAATATCTTGAGTCCTGCAATCCACATTTTAGCTGGGGAAAAAGTATGCATCCAGGTAACGACCCCGATACAAGAGGTGGAGTTACTTGCTTCACGACAGAGAGCGGTAATTTCTTGCGGTGTGGTTACAATGGGTTTAAAAACCAAGCTGACAGGCAATTTTCCAGCTGCATTCAATCCATCAACAATATCTTTTGAATTGCTCGCGACTTGTTTTAAGGTCTCCGGCCCGTACAAATGTTGACTTCCTGTTACAAACCAGATTTCCTTTTTAGATATTTTCATTTATTTTGATTTATTTATTGACCGTAGTAAGCATTTTTACCGTGCTTACGCTCATAGTGTTTTTTTATTAGTGAATCTTTTAACCTTGGAGCTTGCGGATTAATCTGCAAGGTCAAGTAGGCCATTTGTGCCACGGTCTCCAATACTTTGGTATTGTAAACTGCCTTGGCTGCATTTTTTCCCCAAGCAAAAGGACCGTGGTTTCCGATCAAAACCATCTCGACCTCGTTATAGTCCAAATTTCTTTCCTTAAAGCAATCCAAAATCTGGATTCCCGTGTTGTGCTCATAGTTTCCTTCAATCAGTTCATCAGCCATTGGCGGGGCACAAGGAATATCTTGAGTGAGATGATCGGCATGTGTGGTTCCAAAAATTGGGATATCCTTTTGTGCCTGTGCCCAAGAAACCGAGTACATGGCATGCGTATGGGCCACTCCCCCAATATTTTCCCAGTTTTTATAGAGATAGCTATGTGTTTTGGTGTCCGATGACGGCCTGAGGTTTCCTTCAACCACATTGTTATCGTAATCCATGATCACGATATCCTCTGGTTTTAGGGTTTCATAAGGAACACCACTGGGTTTTATGGCAAAAACCGCATTGTCCCTGTCCACGGCACTTACATTGCCAAAGGTGTATATGACCAGACCCAAGGCATTGAGTTCCATGTTTGCCTCATAGCATTCTTCTTTGAGCGATTTGTAATTTGAGCTCATAGCTTATTTGTTTTTGTTCGTTTGCTCTTCCACAAAGTTTCCAAGCTGCTTGTATTCTTCCAGTAATTTGGCATATACTGCAACTTGCGACGATTGTGGGAAATATTCGGCTTCAAAGTCACTTCCCATTACCTTGCTGGCCTCAATCACATTTTCATAAATTCCTGCGGCCACTGCTGCGTATATCGCCGCACCCAAAGCGGGTGCTTGGTCCGATTCGGCAACTTTAATGGGCATGTTCAGTACATTGGCCAGTGTTTGCATAATGAATGGGGATTTCCTGGCCACACCTCCGATACCGATCACGGTCTCGATTTTTACGCCTTCTTCCTCAAAACGGTCCACGATCATTTTGGAACCAAAACAAATCGCGTTCACCAAGGATTTGAAAATATGCGGGGCCTTGGTCCCCAATGAGATTCCAGAAATGGCACTCTTCAATTCTTGATTGGCATCTGGGGTTCTTCGCCCATTTACCCAATCCAACGCAACTGGCACGGCTTCTGCAAGCGGAATATTTTCTGCTTGTTCTGCCAAAGAGCGGATAAACTTTGATTCTACCTCAGCCTTAAGTTCCGCTTTCTGTTCTTCGGACAGTACTTTGGAATTCAGGACAATGTTATCAATGGGCCACTGCAATACACTTTTGAACCATGCCAATACATCTCCAAAGGCGGACTGACCTGCTTCCAAACCTACCATACCCGGAATTACGGAGCCATCAACTTGTCCACAGATTCCCTTGACGGTTTTATCACCTACGGCTTCGTTGGAAGACACCATAATGTCACAAGTGGAGGTGCCCATTACCCGAACCAATGCGTGATGGTCCACTTTGGCACCCACGGCACCTGCGTGGGCATCAAAAGTACCTACGGCAATAACCGTATCGGTGGTTAGGCCCAATTTATTGGCCCACTCTTCGCTTAGATGTCCAGCAATTTCGTTGGAGGTAAAGGTTTCTTGGTACAATTCATCCTTAAGGGATGCCAAGTACGGATCCAGCTTGGATAAAAATTCCTTGTCAGGTAGTCCGCCCCAGCTTTCGTGCCACATCGCTTTATGCCCTGCTGCACATCGACTTCGCTTGAAATTTTTTAAATCTTTTTCGTCAGCCAAGAGATAGGTGATGAAATCGCAATGCTCCATCCAAGTATGGGTGGCATCGATCACACTTTTATCCGCTCTGGCAATATGCAGTATTTTGGCCCAGAACCACTCGGAAGAATAAATCCCTCCTTCGTATTTGGTATAGTCTTCACCACCCCACCTTCTGGCCAATTCATTGATTTGGTTGGCCTCCTTTACCGCGGTGTGATCTTTCCAAAGCACCATCATGGCATTAGGGTTTTCCTCAAAACCTTCTGTGCAGGCCAATGCCGTGCCATCTTTGGTCACCGGCATTGGTGAGGAGCCTGTGGTATCTATACAAATTCCCTTTACGGTTTCTGGTGACACCTCGCTTTGCTTCATCACTGAGGTTATGGTGTGTTCCAATCCCTCAATATGATCCAAAGGATGTTGACGAAACTGGTTGATGGCCGGATTACAATATTTTTGGGCCTTCCATCTGGGATACCAGAACACCTCGGAAGCCAATTCCGCCCCATTTTGGGCATCGATCATTACCGCTCTTACCGAGTCGGAACCATAATCGAGTCCTATTACATATTTCTTCATTGCTCTTTTTCTAGCTTCGATGTATTATTTTTCCTCTGCAGGCAACCATACCTTCATTTTGCCAATACCACGATTGGACCAAGCGTAGTATGGAATTGCAGTTAATTTTTCGTTGGATATGGTGTTGACGCCTCCCAAAAGTTCCGGTTGCATCTCCACCTTAAAACTGTCCTCGGGTTTCACATCGATTTCATCAAAAGAACCTTTATTGTCGATTTCTTCCACAGCATAGACCATTGGACCATACTCGAGGGACATTTTCCCTTGGTCTTCTTCCACCTTTGGATTGGCAATCACTTTTCTAACGGACATTGGGAATTCCAGTGACACCTCATCCCCTGGTTTCCAAGTTCTGGTCACCGTAAAATAGCCATTATCGGCGGCCGCATCCAGTTCTTCCCCATTTAAACTAAGCTTGTTCCTTGCTTCGTCTTTGGATGAATACCGATACAAATCGCCGGGAAGCACCTCGTTTCTGGCCCATCCGGGAACCCTGAACTTGACCGTAAACTCGCCTTCTTCTCTAGGTTGTACGGTAAACTTTACTTTTCCGTTCCATGGATAGGCTGTTTCTTGGGTTACCCTAACAGTTTGATCTTTCAATTCCACGGTTGCCTCATTACTGGCATACAGGTTTGCATACAGCGTATTTCCTTCTTTGGAATAAATCAATCCGGGCAATGCTGGAACAAAACGAATTACATTGGTTGGACAGCAAGAGCAATCGAACCAATCTTGTCGGGTGCATGCTCCCCGATTGAACTTGTAGACCCCATCGGATTCCAATGCGTTGGGATAAAAGAATTGCTGGCCGTCCAGCGACAATCCAGAAATCAACCCATTGTATAAGGTTCTTTCAATGACATCAAAATATTTTACATCCCCGGTAAGGTTGTGCAACCTATGGTTCCAGTACACATCTCCAATGGATGCACATGTTTCGTTGTAGGCCGTCAGGTTGGGCAGCTCGTAGTTTTCGCCGAATGCTTCACCGTCGTGCTTGGCCCCAATACCCCCTGTTATGTACATTTTTTTGTTGACCATGTTTTCCCAGAGCGCATTCACCGCATCCAAGTAGGCGGTATCCTTTTCCATGGCAGCAATATCCGTCATGGCGGCATACATGTAAACGGCTCTCACGGCGTGCCCTACTACTTCGTTCTGTGCCACAACAGGTAGGTGATCTTGGGAATAAGGTCCGAACAGCTCGTGATTTTCAGGATTGCCCCT from Flagellimonas oceani encodes the following:
- a CDS encoding TolC family protein, which gives rise to MGSVFCAEAQEVLTVQEAVKIALDNNYQIKTAQNELKIDELGATLGQAGILPTLDANLSDNNSVQNLSQLRNDGTLQERDNVKNSSLNYGVALEWTVFDGLRMFANFEQLKETKKLGEAELKQAILTTVGEVMITYYDLVQQQQQLAALDSTLIISEQRVELAQNRFTIGKASKLEVLNAQVDLNTDQTLMQRQQELYKNTKIQLNEQLARDLKTDFKVIPEIFVDHELALEELETRVASENPQLQAEKINKRISELELKQIKAARYPSVFVTSGYNIGSSKSELGFAISSESKGFNYGFGATLNLFDGFNQNRNEKIGKVALENAEIAIAQQEQALNSLVNTTYQTYLTNISLMELEVRNEAIAKENLDITVEKYRIGIIPTIEFRAAQLNYINANVRLSNAKFQAKLSEIVLKQLAGDLEI
- a CDS encoding sodium:solute symporter, coding for MQTLDTFDWIAISIYFLVLLGIALWVIRKKENNTEDYFLAGRNVGWFVVGASIFASNIGSEHVVGLAGAGAGDRLPMLIYEIQAWIVLILGWVFLSFYARAGVFTMPEFLEKRFDARARWILSVFSIVAYVLTKISVTIYAGGVVVSALLGIDFWTGAIATVVLTGIYTVLGGMRAVVYTETLQAIILVIGAAALTFIGLDHVGGWESMKETVTPEYLNMWRSASDPDFPWPSLLIASTITGIWYWCTDQYIVQRALTAKNIKEGRRGTIFGALLKLFPVFLFLIPGVIALTLKMRGELSWDSPDEAFPVLMSNLLPSGLRGLVAAGLLAALMSSLASVFNSCSTLFTVDIYKKLRPNAPEKKLVRTGQIATIIVVIIGIIWIPIMANISGVLYEYLQSVQSYIAPPITAVFLLGIFHKRINSQGAFVTMVVGFIVGALRIVLELVKDSLDPESFWYLLGDMNFLSFASWFFLFCIILIVVVSYATPAPSDEKLKNLTYATISEEERKENKNSYNWKDIAISIVIIAIVAYVMIWFNGK
- a CDS encoding aldose epimerase family protein encodes the protein MMRITKPSIFYGVLLLVFTIISCKENKKESQSEMETAKTESTQNPIEETIFGEMPDGTKVKKFTLKNEAGMEVDVITYGGIITRWTAPDSNGAYEDIVLGFDDLNQYLEGNPYFGALIGRYGNRIANGKFSLDGETYTLAKNDGDNHLHGGEKGFDKVVWDGVAKTTEEGAAVELTYTSEDGEEGYPGKLDVKVTYTLTDDNALDIQYEAVTDKPTVVNLTQHSYFNLSGQLSEPVLDHKIYLNADTYLPVDGGLIPTGEFREVAGTPFNFKEPKPIGEEIEAENEQLSLGGGYDHCWVLNNGEEDFRLAASAHHGETGRLLEVYTNEPGIQFYSGNFLDGTLPSKTGGTYVKRSGFCLETQHYPDSPNQADFPSVRLNPGETYSSRTMYKLSTK
- the araA gene encoding L-arabinose isomerase, giving the protein MKISKKEIWFVTGSQHLYGPETLKQVASNSKDIVDGLNAAGKLPVSLVFKPIVTTPQEITALCREASNSTSCIGVVTWMHTFSPAKMWIAGLKILSKPLCHLHTQFNAEIPWDSIDMDFMNLNQSAHGDREFGFMMSRMRKNRKVVVGHWKDERVQKKLAIWSRVALGADELQHMKVARIGDNMREVAVTEGDKVAAQLRFGVAVNGYDSSDITNIINGLEQNAVDQLIEEYESSYNLSESLQKNGAQRQSLIDSARIELGLRTFLDDGGFKAFTDTFENLGALKQLPGLAVQRLMADGYGFGGEGDWKTAALTRTMKVMAEGLEGGTSFMEDYTYHFTPQKDYVLGSHMLEICPSIASAKPSCEVHPLGIGGKEDPVRLVFDSPAGDALNASLIDMGNRFRLIVNEVEAVEPMADLPKLPVARVLWDAKPNLEVAATAWIHAGGAHHTVYTQALTTEYMEDFADIFGIELLVIDSDTKLRAFKDQLHANEAYYHLFQHGM
- a CDS encoding L-ribulose-5-phosphate 4-epimerase, yielding MSSNYKSLKEECYEANMELNALGLVIYTFGNVSAVDRDNAVFAIKPSGVPYETLKPEDIVIMDYDNNVVEGNLRPSSDTKTHSYLYKNWENIGGVAHTHAMYSVSWAQAQKDIPIFGTTHADHLTQDIPCAPPMADELIEGNYEHNTGIQILDCFKERNLDYNEVEMVLIGNHGPFAWGKNAAKAVYNTKVLETVAQMAYLTLQINPQAPRLKDSLIKKHYERKHGKNAYYGQ
- a CDS encoding ribulokinase; protein product: MKKYVIGLDYGSDSVRAVMIDAQNGAELASEVFWYPRWKAQKYCNPAINQFRQHPLDHIEGLEHTITSVMKQSEVSPETVKGICIDTTGSSPMPVTKDGTALACTEGFEENPNAMMVLWKDHTAVKEANQINELARRWGGEDYTKYEGGIYSSEWFWAKILHIARADKSVIDATHTWMEHCDFITYLLADEKDLKNFKRSRCAAGHKAMWHESWGGLPDKEFLSKLDPYLASLKDELYQETFTSNEIAGHLSEEWANKLGLTTDTVIAVGTFDAHAGAVGAKVDHHALVRVMGTSTCDIMVSSNEAVGDKTVKGICGQVDGSVIPGMVGLEAGQSAFGDVLAWFKSVLQWPIDNIVLNSKVLSEEQKAELKAEVESKFIRSLAEQAENIPLAEAVPVALDWVNGRRTPDANQELKSAISGISLGTKAPHIFKSLVNAICFGSKMIVDRFEEEGVKIETVIGIGGVARKSPFIMQTLANVLNMPIKVAESDQAPALGAAIYAAVAAGIYENVIEASKVMGSDFEAEYFPQSSQVAVYAKLLEEYKQLGNFVEEQTNKNK
- a CDS encoding glycoside hydrolase family 127 protein, with translation MKKVLLTLGGLLLLNIACKEQSKNEQRDQSMVTESPDYPIESVNIQNVKLKDEFWLPIIQRVQEKTIAYALAKCEEEGRFDNFLIAGGEMEGEVKGAMPFDDTDVYKIIEGASNSLISAPNPELEKLVDSLVSIIKVGQEPDGYLTTWRTINPANPPANWVNVNKGERWESLAASHELYNAGHLYEAAAVHYKATGKRNFLDIALKNADLMVETFGDGEGKIAAVPGHQVIETGLIKLYRITGNEDYLTLSKYFLDNRGNPENHELFGPYSQDHLPVVAQNEVVGHAVRAVYMYAAMTDIAAMEKDTAYLDAVNALWENMVNKKMYITGGIGAKHDGEAFGENYELPNLTAYNETCASIGDVYWNHRLHNLTGDVKYFDVIERTLYNGLISGLSLDGQQFFYPNALESDGVYKFNRGACTRQDWFDCSCCPTNVIRFVPALPGLIYSKEGNTLYANLYASNEATVELKDQTVRVTQETAYPWNGKVKFTVQPREEGEFTVKFRVPGWARNEVLPGDLYRYSSKDEARNKLSLNGEELDAAADNGYFTVTRTWKPGDEVSLEFPMSVRKVIANPKVEEDQGKMSLEYGPMVYAVEEIDNKGSFDEIDVKPEDSFKVEMQPELLGGVNTISNEKLTAIPYYAWSNRGIGKMKVWLPAEEK